The Candidatus Binatia bacterium region TTCGACGTGCGGTCGGAAGCGTCGTCACCTCGGTGGGCTGGAGATGGTAAATCGCTCTTCTTCCTTCGGCGTTCCGAAGAGGGCGATCTACGGGACTTATGCGTCGTTCGTTGGACGAACCGCTCGGGCAGGTCGGACTTCCGCACGGACGTTCTCATCGCCGGCCTTCCGGCGGGTGAGTATTTCACCCAGTCGAGTGATGGGCGCCGCCTCTTGTACACTCGAGAGGCGGCGCGCTCCAATTTGTGGTGGATCGACCTCGCGGGAAGTCGCGCGGCAGCACTCGCTCCGAAGCAGCTGACCACGGGCACCTTCCAGGATGCGAATCCGGCGCTGTCCCCCGACGGTCTGTGGCTTGCGTTCGCAAGAAACGCCGGGCGGAAGGGGGAAATCCACCGCGTTTCCCTGCGGGGCGGGGACACCGAGCAACTCACCTTCATGGAGTCGCAGTGTCGGTTGCCGGTGTGGTCTCCCGGCGGCGACACGATCGCCTTCCTGTCGAATCAAGGCGGTGCGAGTCGTCTATGGCGCGTGCCGGCTCAAGGAGGCCCGGCTAGGTCCTGCGCTGGCCTGGAGCTCTCCGGAAGCCCGCTCGCGCCGATCGCTTGGGCCCCCGCAGCCTCGATCCTCTGCGAGCGGAGCGGCCGGCGGGAATACGTCCTCCTGAGCCGAACGGGGAAGGTTGCGCCCATTGGCTCACGAGATTCCATGGGGGTCGTCATCTACCCGCAGTTTTCCTGGGACGGCGAACGGATCGCATGGTGGACAGCCCGTCCCCGGGGTCTATGGATCATGAACTTGGTAGATCGACGGCGTACGCGCGTGTTGGCGGACGGCCCCGTCCTGCCGCTGGCATGGACTCCTGACGGGCGATGGATTTACGCCGCGGATGCTCGCGGCCCGAAGCTTCGATTGACTCGAGTGTCGACCGACGGGCGGCAGAGGGAAACTGGAGTCGATCTTCCCCTCGCCGGAGTGGACAGCGACATCACTTCGTCCCGGGACGGCCGGTGCGTCGTCTTTTCGGTGATCTCTCAGCAGGAGGATGTCTGGCTTGCCGAGGGATTCACACGTCGAATCAAGTGAGCATTCGAGAAGTCATCCGGGCGTAGCATCAGGATCGAGGGGACGCTGTCGTCACGGAGGCGCAGGAACAGGTACCCGGCACCCGCGATCCCGCTCATCAGTCCCAAAGGGTGGGTCTCCATCGTACCTGAGGGCGCCTCATCGAGCAGCCCGAGCCGGCGAATGATTTCACCACAGAGAAGCCGAGTCATCTTTTTGTCGTGAAATAGGCCCTCGGAGGCGTTGCGCGAGGCGCACAGGAGCACTTCAGCGTCGCCCGCGAGTCCGTGGCAAAGGAAGATATCTCCCGTCCCTTGAGACACCCTCCGCCTCGCCTCGCGTAGGGTCGTCTCGAGCGCAAGGCCGGCTTGAGCCAGGTAGCGGTCATCGCCGAGGATCTCGCGGGCACGCATGCGGGATAGGGCAATCCCTGGCGCTCCATGGCACCAGTGGGAAGGAAAGGCCTTCCCTTTCGCGCGGCTACGGCCCCATCCGGCCGAATCACGAAAGTCGGGCCAGTTTCCTTGCTGACTGCTGAAATACCTCTGCTCGTACGCAAACGCGAGCTCCGCCGCTTTCCGGAAGCGGTCCGCACCGGTTACCCGAAAGAGCTCCAGGAGGGAGGTTGCGGCCCCGGCAGTCCCATGGGAGAAACCGGTCAGGTTCCTGCTGTACGTAGACCCTTCGCTCCTCCATGAGATCGCTTCCTGCTCCCTCCATGAGATTGCTTCCTGCTCCATCACGGCGGTCCCGAGGAGGGCGTCGCCCATGTCGATCGCACGCTGCACAAGGCTCCTGCTTTGGAGAAGGTTCGATAAAATCAGCAACGAAAGCAGTTGGCCGGCCATTCCAGAGATCAGGTCGAAGCTGGAGGCAACAGGGCTCGCGGCAAGCCCCCGGCCGACGAGATGGCTCGAGCTGGAGACCAGCCGCGTCTCACCTAGAATCCGTCCCCCCCACGCTCCCGCCAAGGCGACGCCGCACCACCCATCGAAGGCTCCGGCGGGGCATGGCGGCGATCCCAGTTGGGACTCGGCAGCGGCAAGAGCATGGTCGAATGCGCGGAGGGCCAGATCCCGGGTCGACCGGGAACCCGAGCAACGGCTCAGCTCCGCCAAGAACAGCGCGATCCCGCTGGTTCCCGAATACAGGCTCGGACCGAGGCTGCCGAATCGAAACCCCGGCTCGCGAGCGCTTTGATCTGCTTTGGGCCGGGGTCCCACCCAGGTGATCCCTTGGGCGGTTTCGATCGCACCGTCCGCAAGCCGCCGGCCGATCTGGTTGGCGGCCGAGAGCAGCTCTGCGGCGGTATGGCGGGCACCCGCATGATGCCTGGGTGGCGCCCCTCGACCTGCTGACGCCAGTGGTAGGTAAGTGTCGGTCGACCCGGGGTTCAAATAGGGTCGACTTGGATCGACTCCCGCTTCGAGGAACCGCTCCTCAACGAGGCGTAGACGAGCACCGGCGCCTCTGGCCCGAATTTCTCGCCCGCGTTGCAGCCCCTCGGCGACCAGAAGGCATCGGCTTAGTCCGAAGCTGCTTCCGCCTTCCGGGGATTCAGCGAACCCGAGTCCGGGCGCCAACGGCATCGTGAAGGCAGGGACTCCCGGTCTCAAGTACGCGTAGAGCTGGGAATGGATGTTCCGCAGAACGGCCGAGGACTCTTGGAAGCCCCGCTTGCCAAGATACAGTACGGCAGCATCGGAGCGCGTGTATGCTGACGGGTGATCCAGTGTCTTGAATCGGAAAGGAGTCCCCGCCTCGTTGAATTGGCGCGTGAGTAACCTCATCAACGAGAACGCTCCCGTCGCGGTGATATTCCAGTACACGCGTACGAGAGGAAGGGATTCGTCGGTCCAACCTGCGTCGCCGAGTGCCGAGAAATACCCGGGAGAGGCCTTCTCCAACTCTTTCGGAAGTCGTACCTGTACGGACAACCCTCCGACATCGTCGGGCGGATCGGGCCTGACCTCCGAGAGGTGAGCCCTCAAAGTCAATTTGCCCCGGGCGATCACCAGCATGTCGCCGTCCTCACGGACGGGATGCCATCCGGCTCCCCATGAGCCGGCGCCGGTATTGGCTCGCGAGAGTTCGGTCAAGAACTCGGTCGCCAGGCCGACCGGCGCAGGAGCCACCGAACCAAAGTCCGAGGTCAGACCGCCGCTGCAGTAGAAACGGCGGTAAAGGGTATCGGTAAGGATGCTAAGTCGGAATGCTTGTCTTGCTTCCGAAGTGAGCGCATTTCGGATGCGCCGAGGGAGCGACGGCGGGGGCGCTCCTCGCCACCGGAAGGTCTCCCCCTTCCAGGTCACCGCATCCAGGATGGCTTCCAGTTGTTCGCGGAATCGCCCGGTTGCCGTCAATGCGTCAGGCGGCGATACCGAGAAGCTGATGCGCCGCCTCCCCGGGC contains the following coding sequences:
- a CDS encoding lanthionine synthetase LanC family protein; protein product: MLVIARGKLTLRAHLSEVRPDPPDDVGGLSVQVRLPKELEKASPGYFSALGDAGWTDESLPLVRVYWNITATGAFSLMRLLTRQFNEAGTPFRFKTLDHPSAYTRSDAAVLYLGKRGFQESSAVLRNIHSQLYAYLRPGVPAFTMPLAPGLGFAESPEGGSSFGLSRCLLVAEGLQRGREIRARGAGARLRLVEERFLEAGVDPSRPYLNPGSTDTYLPLASAGRGAPPRHHAGARHTAAELLSAANQIGRRLADGAIETAQGITWVGPRPKADQSAREPGFRFGSLGPSLYSGTSGIALFLAELSRCSGSRSTRDLALRAFDHALAAAESQLGSPPCPAGAFDGWCGVALAGAWGGRILGETRLVSSSSHLVGRGLAASPVASSFDLISGMAGQLLSLLILSNLLQSRSLVQRAIDMGDALLGTAVMEQEAISWREQEAISWRSEGSTYSRNLTGFSHGTAGAATSLLELFRVTGADRFRKAAELAFAYEQRYFSSQQGNWPDFRDSAGWGRSRAKGKAFPSHWCHGAPGIALSRMRAREILGDDRYLAQAGLALETTLREARRRVSQGTGDIFLCHGLAGDAEVLLCASRNASEGLFHDKKMTRLLCGEIIRRLGLLDEAPSGTMETHPLGLMSGIAGAGYLFLRLRDDSVPSILMLRPDDFSNAHLIRRVNPSASQTSSC